In Lycium ferocissimum isolate CSIRO_LF1 chromosome 11, AGI_CSIRO_Lferr_CH_V1, whole genome shotgun sequence, a single genomic region encodes these proteins:
- the LOC132036347 gene encoding G-type lectin S-receptor-like serine/threonine-protein kinase SD2-5, protein MIAELKQHITVLFIYLLFYSSQFAISHYSWNKNASLLNSTAGLSSFWINRPSLILNSTTDFYDLTPILHRGNAGPRFVCGFYCNYNAIECFLGILLYHDRSDGQNDRINRPQLVWSANRNHPVKANATLQLGQDGNLVLANSDGTLVWSTNTTGKSVSGLNLTEMGNLVLLDKRKRPIWQSFDHPTDSLLPGQNLVSGRKLISSVSTTNQSKDHPASLYYSFDGETFTASQFMKLGPDGHLRVYQWDVIDWKEESDILMPYGGNCGYPMVCGRYSICTNNGQCTCPPEENFFRPLSERKPDLGCSQLTSIYCNSLQYHSFVELKNTTYFTFQLNHQLSSSIVWLEGKKLEDCKRACLSNCSCKAAVFEYDLDGTRRGSCLLLNEVFSLIDNEEGRGKTVFLKVQNSSKAQNQSPIVIGGKKSRPFEVIIGSNLAALFCIILSITICFVIFRKRTHESRKVGDFLDLEPIIPGMLTRFSYNELKIITEGFSKKLGEGGFGSVYEGKLSNGTKIAVKRLDGVGQIKDSFLTEVKIVGSIHHVNLVKLIGFCAQKSYRLLIYECMVNGSLDRWISQENQEDGFTWHTRRRIILDIAKGLAYLHDECSHKIIHLDIKPQNILLDQNFNAKISDFGLSKLIEKEKSKIVTRMRGTPGYLAPEWLSSEITEKVDVYAFGIVLLEILCGRKNLDRFQADEEDVHLLSVFSRKAEQEQLIDMVDKNDDMQLHREAVTEMMSLAAWCLQGDFAKRPSMSLVVKVLEGLVSVETNLDYNFTNVPEVGAGNLQREATISSKCPSILSGPR, encoded by the exons ATGATTGCAGAACTGAAACAACATATTACTGTCCTCTTCATTTATCTCCTCTTCTATTCGTCTCAGTTTGCTATATCCCACTATTCATGGAATAAAAATGCCAGTCTTTTGAATTCTACTGCCGGGCTTTCCTCTTTCTGGATCAACAGGCCGTCTCTCATTCTTAATTCCACCACTGACTTCTATGATTTGACACCCATACTTCATCGAGGAAATGCCGGCCCACGATTCGTCTGTGGCTTCTACTGCAATTACAATGCCATAGAATGCTTTCTTGGTATCCTTTTGTACCATGACAGATCTGACGGGCAGAATGATAGGATAAATCGCCCCCAGTTAGTTTGGTCTGCTAACAGGAACCATCCTGTGAAAGCCAACGCAACCTTGCAACTAGGCCAAGATGGCAACTTGGTCTTGGCAAACTCTGATGGCACTCTTGTTTGGTCCACTAATACTACTGGAAAGTCTGTTTCTGGCCTAAACTTGACAGAAATGGGAAATCTTGTGCTCCTTGATAAGAGAAAGCGCCCAATTTGGCAGTCTTTTGATCATCCAACGGATTCTTTGCTTCCAGGGCAGAATTTGGTTTCTGGGAGGAAGCTCATATCAAGCGTTTCAACAACCAATCAGAGTAAAG ATCATCCCGCTAGTCTGTATTACAGTTTTGACGGTGAAACCTTTACTGCTTCACAATTCATGAAGCTTGGCCCTGATGGACATCTAAGGGTATACCAATGGGACGTCATTGATTGGAAAGAGGAATCTGACATTTTGATGCCATATGGAGGAAACTGTGGGTATCCAATGGTGTGTGGAAGATATAGCATTTGTACAAATAACGGGCAGTGTACCTGTCCGCCAGAGGAAAATTTCTTCAGGCCATTATCTGAGAGGAAACCAGATCTTGGATGTTCACAGCTAACATCCATTTACTGCAACTCTTTGCAGTATCATAGTTTCGTAGAGCTCAAGAATACCACTTATTTCACATTTCAGCTCAATCATCAACTAAGTTCGAGCATAGTATGGCTTGAGGGGAAAAAGTTGGAAGATTGCAAAAGGGCCTGTCTGAGTAACTGTTCTTGCAAAGCTGCTGTTTTTGAATATGATTTGGATGGGACTCGAAGAGGGAGTTGTTTGTTACTGAATGAAGTCTTCTCTCTCATAGACAACGAAGAAGGAAGAGGCAAGACAGTGTTTCTTAAGGTGCAGAATTCCTCAAAGGCGCAGAATCAGTCTCCAATAGTTATTGGAGGAAAGAAATCAAGACCTTTCGAAGTGATAATAGGATCAAATCTTGCAGCTTTGTTCTGTATAATTTTAAGCATAACtatttgttttgttattttcagAAAGAGGACACATGAGTCCAGAAAGGTTGGggattttcttgatcttgaacCAATCATACCGGGAATGCTAACTCGATTCTCTTACAATGAGTTGAAAATAATTACAGAAGGTTTCAGCAAAAAGCTCGGAGAAGGAGGATTTGGCTCAGTTTACGAAGGAAAACTCAGTAATGGCACCAAAATAGCTGTGAAGCGTCTGGATGGTGTCGGACAAATAAAGGATTCATTCTTAACAGAAGTAAAGATAGTTGGTAGCATTCACCATGTGAATTTGGTAAAACTCATTGGATTTTGCGCCCAAAAAAGCTACAGGCTTCTGATCTATGAGTGCATGGTAAATGGATCATTGGATAGGTGGATTtctcaagaaaatcaagaagatgGATTTACATGGCATACAAGGCGAAGGATAATATTGGATATTGCAAAAGGGTTAGCTTATCTTCATGATGAATGCAGCCATAAGATAATCCATTTGGACATTAAACCACAAAACATCCTTCTAGATCAAAATTTCAATGCTAAGATATCCGATTTTGGGTTGTCAAAACtaattgagaaagaaaaaagcaaaATTGTCACTAGAATGAGAGGAACACCAGGGTATTTAGCCCCTGAATGGTTGAGCTCGGAAATCACTGAGAAAGTTGATGTGTATGCCTTTGGAATTGTGCTCTTGGAAATTCTCTGTGGGCGAAAGAATTTGGATCGGTTTCAGGCCGATGAAGAAGATGTCCATTTGCTAAGTGTCTTTAGTAGAAAAGCGGAACAAGAGCAGCTCATTGATATGGTTGACAAAAACGATGATATGCAACTCCATAGAGAAGCAGTGACAGAAATGATGAGCCTCGCTGCATGGTGTCTACAAGGCGATTTTGCCAAGAGGCCTTCCATGTCATTGGTGGTTAAGGTACTGGAAGGTTTAGTGTCTGTTGAAACCAACTTGGATTATAATTTCACAAACGTACCTGAGGTTGGGGCAGGCAACCTACAGAGGGAAGCCACTATCAGTTCAAAATGTCCTTCAATTTTATCGGGACCAAGGTAA